The Manis javanica isolate MJ-LG chromosome 2, MJ_LKY, whole genome shotgun sequence genome contains a region encoding:
- the NMRK1 gene encoding nicotinamide riboside kinase 1 isoform X1, translated as MKTFVIGISGVTNGGKTTLAMNLQKHLQNCSVISQDDFFKPESEIEIDKNGFLQYDVLEALDMEKMMSAISCWMESPRHALVEDGGNTEEISILIIEGFLLFNYKPLDSLWSRSYFLTIPYEECKRRRSTRVYEPPDVPGYFDGHVWPMYLKHRQEVEDIPWEIVYLDGTKSEEDLFSQVYEDLLQELAKQKCLQVTA; from the exons ATGAAAACATTTGTCATTGGAATCAGTGG tgtgacaaatggtgggaagACAACATTGGCTATGAATTTACAGAAACACCTCCAAAACTGCAGTGTCATATCTCAGGATGATTTCTTTAAG cCAGAGTCTGAGATAGAGATAGATAAAAATGGATTTCTGCAGTATGATG TGCTTGAGGCGCTCGACATGGAAAAAATGATGTCCGCCATTTCTTGCTGGATGGAAAGTCCAAGACACGCTCTGGTAGAAGACGGGGGAAACACTGAGGAAATTTCCATATTAATCATCGAAGGTTTCCTTCTCTTTAATTATAA GCCACTTGACAGTCTATGGAGTAGAAGCTACTTTCTGACCATTCCATATGAAGAATGTAAGAGGAGGAGAAG TACGAGGGTCTACGAGCCTCCAGATGTCCCAGGGTACTTCGATGGCCATGTGTGGCCCATGTACCTAAAGCACAGACAAGAAGTAGAGGACATCCCATGGGAAATTG TTTACCTAGATGGAACAAAATCTGAAGAGGACCTCTTTTCACAAGTGTATGAAGATCTGTTACAAGAACTAGCAAAGCAAAAGT GTTTGCAAGTAACAGCATAA
- the NMRK1 gene encoding nicotinamide riboside kinase 1 isoform X2 yields the protein MNLQKHLQNCSVISQDDFFKPESEIEIDKNGFLQYDVLEALDMEKMMSAISCWMESPRHALVEDGGNTEEISILIIEGFLLFNYKPLDSLWSRSYFLTIPYEECKRRRSTRVYEPPDVPGYFDGHVWPMYLKHRQEVEDIPWEIVYLDGTKSEEDLFSQVYEDLLQELAKQKCLQVTA from the exons ATGAATTTACAGAAACACCTCCAAAACTGCAGTGTCATATCTCAGGATGATTTCTTTAAG cCAGAGTCTGAGATAGAGATAGATAAAAATGGATTTCTGCAGTATGATG TGCTTGAGGCGCTCGACATGGAAAAAATGATGTCCGCCATTTCTTGCTGGATGGAAAGTCCAAGACACGCTCTGGTAGAAGACGGGGGAAACACTGAGGAAATTTCCATATTAATCATCGAAGGTTTCCTTCTCTTTAATTATAA GCCACTTGACAGTCTATGGAGTAGAAGCTACTTTCTGACCATTCCATATGAAGAATGTAAGAGGAGGAGAAG TACGAGGGTCTACGAGCCTCCAGATGTCCCAGGGTACTTCGATGGCCATGTGTGGCCCATGTACCTAAAGCACAGACAAGAAGTAGAGGACATCCCATGGGAAATTG TTTACCTAGATGGAACAAAATCTGAAGAGGACCTCTTTTCACAAGTGTATGAAGATCTGTTACAAGAACTAGCAAAGCAAAAGT GTTTGCAAGTAACAGCATAA